A region of Enoplosus armatus isolate fEnoArm2 chromosome 14, fEnoArm2.hap1, whole genome shotgun sequence DNA encodes the following proteins:
- the LOC139296993 gene encoding CYFIP-related Rac1 interactor B-like, giving the protein MGNLIKVLTRDIDNNGGNFFLDFENAQPSQSETAVWEEVNQVLTEARVILDDLQAYRGAGEEIRQAIQSPGVEGVQEKAWAAVVPLVAKLKTFYEFSLKLESSLRCLLDILTSSASTPTQHLEQKQALARQFAHILHFTLRFDELKMTNPAIQNDFSYYRRTISRMRINNLSADKGNEVNNELANRMSLFYASATPMLKTLSDATSKFVSDNPDVPIENTTDCLSTMACVCKVMLETPEYRSRFASEETVLFCLRVMVGVIILYDHVHPAGAFVKTSNIDMKGCIRVLKEQPPSSVEGLLNALRYTTKHLNDEATSKQIKNMLQPN; this is encoded by the exons ATGGGGAATCTGATCAAGGTGTTAACCAGAGACATCGACAACAATGGTGGAAACTTCTTCCTGGACTTTGAga ACGCTCAGCCCTCGCAGTCGGAGACGGCGGTGTGGGAGGAGGTGAACCAGGTGCTGACGGAGGCTCGGGTCATCCTGGACGACCTGCAGGCgtacagaggagcaggagaggaaatacGACAG gccATCCAGAGTCCTGGCGTGGAGGGGGTCCAGGAGAAGGCCTGGGCAGCTGTGGTTCCTCTGGTGGCTAAACTCAAAACCTTCTATGAGTTCTCCCTGAAGCTCG AGTCCAGTCTGCGGTGTCTCCTGGACATCCTCACCAGCTCCGCCTCGACTCCCACTCAGCATCTGGAGCAGAAACAGGCTCTGGCTCGTCAGTTCGCCCACATCCTGCACTTCACGCTGCGCTTCGACGAGCTCAAG ATGACGAACCCGGCCATCCAGAACGACTTCAGCTACTACCGCCGAACCATCAGCCGCATGAGAATCAACAACCTGTCT gccGACAAAGGAAATGAGGTGAACAACGAGCTGGCCAATCGGATGTCTCTATTTTACGCAAGCGCCACGCCGATGCTGAAGACGCTGAGTGACGCTACGTCAAAGTTCGTCTCAGAT AACCCAGACGTCCCGATTGAAAACACGACAGACTGTCTGAGTACGATGgcctgtgtgtgtaaagtgatGCTGGAAACACC ggagtACCGCAGTCGTTTCGCCAGTGAGGAGACGGTGTTGTTCTGCCTCCGTGTGATGGTCGGGGTCATCATCCTGTATGACCACGTTCACCCGGCCGGAGCCTTCGTCAAGACCTCCAACATAGAC ATGAAAGGCTGCATCAGAGTGCTGAAGGAGCAGCCGCCCAGCAGTGTGGAGGGATTACTCAACGCTCTCAG GTATACGACCAAACATCTGAACGATGAGGCTACCTCCAAGCAGATCAAAAACATGTTGCAGCCAAATTAA
- the LOC139296992 gene encoding prohibitin-2-like isoform X2, with protein MANKDPGGFLQQLRQIAGRMSSGPRGAGVGVKLLIGAGALAYGVKEATYTVEGGQRAIIFNRIGGMQMDTVLAEGLHFRIPWFQYPIIYDIRARPRKISSLTGSKDLQMVNIALRVLSRPLASNLPILYQQLGKDYDERVLPSIANEVLKSVVAKFNASQLITQRAQVSLLIRRELFERAKDFNIILDDVAITELSFSREYTAAVEAKQVAQQEAQRAQFYVEKAKQDQRQKIIQAEGEAEAAKMLGEAVTKNPGYLKLRKIRAAQSIAKTVALSQNKVYLNADSLVLNLQDKDSFDLLMK; from the exons ATGGCGAATAAAGATCCCGGT ggttttctgcagcagctgcggCAGATAGCAGGCAGGATGTCATCAGGACCTCGGGGTGCTGGAGTCGGTGTCAAATTGCTCATCGGTGCTGGAGCTCTGGCTTATGGAGTGAAGGAAGCAACATACACAG ttgaaggaggacagagagcgATCATCTTCAACAGGATCGGAGGGATGCAGATGGACACGGTTCTCGCTGAGGGACTCCACTTCAG GATACCCTGGTTCCAGTATCCCATCATCTACGACATCAGAGCCAGACCCAGAAAGATCTCCTCGCTCACCGGAAGCAAag ACCTTCAGATGGTGAACATCGCACTGCGGGTCCTGTCTCGGCCGCTGGCGTCCAACCTGCCCATCCTCTACCAGCAGCTGGGAAAAGACTACGACGAGCGCGTCCTGCCCTCCATCGCCAACGAGGTGCTGAAGAGCGTGGTGGCAAAGTTCAACGCTTCACAGCTGATCACTCAGAGAGCACAG GTTTCCCTGCTGATCCGCAGAGAGCTGTTTGAGCGGGCGAAAGACTTCAACATCATCCTGGACGACGTGGCCATCACCGAGCTCAGCTTCAGCCGGGAGTACACCGCGGCTGTCGAGGCCAAACAAGTCG CCCAGCAGGAGGCGCAGCGAGCTCAGTTTTATGTAGAAAAGGCCAAACAGGACCAGAGACAGAAGATCATCCAGGCTGAAGGAGAAGCGGAGGCTGCCAAGATG ctgggcGAGGCAGTGACGAAGAACCCAGGCTACCTGAAACTCAGGAAGATCCGGGCGGCGCAGAGCATCGCCAAGACG